The proteins below come from a single Burkholderia humptydooensis genomic window:
- the tssA gene encoding type VI secretion system protein TssA: MPINLSELLTPISEASPCGDDLLFSAEFDAIQHARKFDDPSLDQGEWITDIKEADWSFVVEQSSALLRERTKDLRLAVWLTEALALEDGIGGLTQGYALLTSLCRQFWDHVHPLPDGDDAEYRLGNIAWLAGRTVELLRAVPLTDGASNAFSELDWDVAQHVAQAIRRDPEQASEIARGKPSVEQIEASKRMTSVAFYARLLGELKTFQAALDALEQELGQRAGDAAPSFRQARDAYDTVYRLAERFAKEQGYSADAQPQAVAPNAPGASQERAEPSFKTPLHSEDPVQRHAHAPSAPAPLVIAGIQNRAQAVEQLRAVAKYFRGTEPHSPVAYLADKAAEWADMPLHQWLASVVKDDGSLAHIRELLGLKPDDNA, translated from the coding sequence ATGCCGATCAACCTCTCCGAGCTGCTGACGCCGATCAGCGAAGCGTCGCCGTGCGGCGACGATCTCCTCTTCTCCGCCGAATTCGACGCGATCCAGCACGCGCGCAAGTTCGACGATCCGTCGCTCGACCAGGGCGAGTGGATCACCGACATCAAGGAAGCGGACTGGAGCTTCGTCGTCGAGCAATCGAGCGCGCTGTTGCGCGAGCGCACCAAGGATCTGCGGCTCGCGGTGTGGCTGACCGAGGCGCTCGCGCTCGAGGACGGCATCGGCGGGCTCACGCAGGGCTACGCACTGCTCACGAGCCTTTGCCGGCAATTCTGGGATCACGTGCATCCGCTGCCCGACGGCGACGACGCCGAGTACCGGCTCGGCAACATCGCGTGGCTCGCCGGGCGCACAGTCGAGCTGCTGCGCGCGGTGCCGCTCACCGACGGCGCGTCGAACGCGTTCAGCGAGCTCGACTGGGACGTCGCGCAACACGTCGCGCAGGCGATCCGGCGCGATCCCGAGCAGGCGAGCGAGATCGCGCGCGGCAAGCCGTCGGTCGAGCAGATCGAGGCGTCGAAGCGGATGACGTCCGTCGCGTTCTATGCGCGGCTGCTCGGCGAGCTGAAAACGTTCCAGGCGGCGCTCGACGCGCTCGAGCAGGAACTCGGCCAGCGCGCGGGCGACGCGGCGCCGAGCTTTCGGCAGGCGCGCGACGCGTACGACACCGTCTACCGGCTCGCCGAGCGCTTCGCGAAGGAGCAGGGCTACTCGGCCGACGCGCAGCCGCAGGCCGTCGCGCCGAATGCGCCGGGCGCGTCGCAAGAGCGCGCGGAGCCGAGCTTCAAGACGCCGCTTCATTCGGAGGACCCCGTGCAGAGACACGCACACGCGCCGTCCGCGCCCGCGCCGCTCGTGATCGCCGGCATCCAGAATCGTGCGCAGGCGGTCGAGCAGTTGCGCGCGGTCGCGAAGTATTTCCGCGGGACCGAGCCGCACAGCCCGGTCGCGTACCTCGCCGACAAGGCGGCCGAGTGGGCGGACATGCCGCTGCATCAATGGCTCGCGTCGGTCGTCAAGGACGACGGCTCGCTCGCGCATATCCGCGAGCTGCTCGGCCTGAAGCCGGACGACAACGCGTGA
- a CDS encoding OmpA family protein produces MTKPRLSSRPASRFALVLAALALGGTLGGAARADNVGPATVTPIDAGGVPVKATPLAAPAAVANGAAAHAGAAVASPPPANATPGQVVAGGKVADEATKAAVLQRLRDTYGAANVVDQIEVGDVATPPNWSANVQKLIGPQLKQISKGQLKIDGTQIDVKGEVRNEAQRQQLASDMANALNPTYTIKNGLRVSASEQGLLDQTLANRTIEFETGSATLTPQGRAILDQMAAALAKMSNRTVEIIGHTDNSGNRTSNIALSQARADAVKGYLVAKGIASQQLTTTGVGPDQPIASNDSADGRARNRRIEFRAGQ; encoded by the coding sequence ATGACGAAGCCGCGCCTCTCCTCCCGCCCCGCTTCCCGTTTCGCGCTCGTGCTCGCCGCGCTCGCGCTCGGCGGCACGCTGGGCGGCGCCGCGCGCGCCGACAACGTCGGCCCCGCAACCGTCACGCCGATCGACGCGGGCGGCGTGCCCGTGAAAGCGACGCCGCTCGCCGCGCCCGCCGCGGTGGCAAACGGCGCGGCCGCGCACGCGGGTGCGGCCGTGGCGTCGCCGCCGCCGGCGAATGCGACGCCGGGCCAGGTCGTCGCCGGCGGCAAGGTCGCCGACGAAGCGACGAAGGCCGCCGTGCTGCAGCGCCTGCGCGACACGTACGGCGCCGCGAACGTCGTCGACCAGATCGAAGTCGGCGACGTCGCGACGCCGCCGAACTGGTCCGCGAACGTCCAGAAGCTGATCGGCCCGCAACTGAAGCAGATCAGCAAGGGACAGTTGAAGATCGACGGCACGCAGATCGACGTGAAGGGCGAAGTGCGCAACGAAGCGCAGCGGCAGCAGCTCGCGAGCGACATGGCGAACGCGCTGAACCCGACCTACACGATCAAGAACGGGTTGCGCGTGAGCGCGTCCGAGCAGGGTCTCCTCGACCAGACGCTCGCGAACCGCACGATCGAGTTCGAGACCGGCAGCGCGACGCTCACGCCGCAAGGCCGCGCGATTCTCGACCAGATGGCGGCCGCGCTCGCGAAGATGTCGAACCGGACGGTCGAGATCATCGGCCACACCGACAATTCGGGCAATCGCACGTCGAACATCGCGCTCAGCCAGGCGCGCGCGGATGCAGTGAAGGGCTATCTGGTGGCGAAGGGCATCGCGTCGCAGCAACTGACGACGACGGGCGTCGGCCCCGACCAGCCGATCGCGTCGAACGACTCGGCCGACGGGCGCGCGCGCAACCGCCGGATCGAATTCCGCGCGGGGCAGTAA
- the tagF gene encoding type VI secretion system-associated protein TagF: MTQTVQAQIAYFGKIPSRGDFVKSAHNPQLLQTLDHWIARAMELLADDPRWKIVYESAKPMHFAFLGSKSRLAIAGHMIASHDASNRRFPFLAATALEVERPLTFLARSPLAFARLWSRAAAQMQSLLGPQEPPGALQALGDTQVPIDTGGPGSAHDGTFNDFIEHQTLFGLEQMLLASGHPVKLRGAMLALGSLLRPVMQSGTSHIERGLTLPLPTDPFYRSLVAAFWLELVAPFVSRADFELAIFIGTIAERERLIIGFNGASAKTLHSVVDPQTYAEHNIDIDDPEWIDAHAQNDHGISKLVSYLDQPQLSLRVCIDTFREAFAGA; encoded by the coding sequence ATGACGCAAACGGTCCAGGCCCAGATCGCCTACTTCGGCAAGATCCCGTCGCGCGGCGACTTCGTGAAGAGCGCGCACAACCCGCAGTTGCTGCAGACGCTCGACCACTGGATCGCGCGCGCGATGGAGCTCCTCGCCGACGACCCGCGCTGGAAGATCGTCTACGAAAGCGCGAAGCCGATGCACTTCGCGTTTCTCGGCTCGAAGAGCCGGCTCGCGATCGCGGGCCACATGATCGCGAGCCACGACGCATCGAACCGGCGCTTCCCGTTCCTCGCCGCGACGGCGCTCGAAGTCGAGCGGCCGCTCACGTTCCTTGCGCGCAGCCCGCTCGCGTTCGCGCGGCTCTGGTCGCGCGCCGCCGCGCAGATGCAGTCGCTCCTCGGCCCGCAGGAGCCGCCCGGCGCGCTGCAGGCGCTCGGCGACACGCAGGTGCCGATCGACACGGGCGGCCCGGGCAGCGCGCACGACGGCACGTTCAACGATTTCATCGAGCACCAGACCCTCTTCGGCCTCGAGCAGATGCTGCTCGCGAGCGGCCATCCGGTGAAGCTGCGCGGCGCGATGCTCGCGCTCGGCTCGCTGCTGCGCCCGGTGATGCAAAGCGGCACGTCGCACATCGAGCGCGGGCTCACGCTGCCGCTGCCGACCGATCCGTTCTACCGGAGCCTCGTCGCCGCGTTCTGGCTCGAGCTCGTCGCGCCGTTCGTGTCGCGCGCCGACTTCGAGCTCGCGATCTTCATCGGCACGATCGCCGAGCGCGAGCGGCTCATCATCGGCTTCAACGGCGCGTCCGCGAAGACCCTGCACAGCGTGGTCGATCCCCAGACTTACGCCGAACACAACATCGACATCGACGATCCGGAATGGATCGACGCACATGCGCAAAACGACCATGGGATCAGCAAGCTCGTCAGTTATCTCGATCAACCGCAACTGTCGCTGCGCGTGTGCATCGACACGTTCCGCGAAGCATTCGCCGGAGCGTAA
- the tssM gene encoding type VI secretion system membrane subunit TssM produces MQRFLNVLTHPRTLTIVGFAALAAVLFIAADALQIGLVWAAVALAAALALWLATKLWRRWRVRRANRQLGDILEQQAETGKVSAAVAEPAKRADLDVLRTRLADTVKTIKTSKIGQVSGGSALYELPWYIVIGNPAAGKSSAVINSGLQFPFADKNSAVIHGIGGTRNCDWFFTTEGILLDTAGRYSVHEEDRSEWLGFLDLLKRHRPKAPINGIIVTASIAELTGNRPEFAINLAKNLRQRVQELTEKLEVFAPVYVMFTKADLITGFTEFFSSNDRQEYDRVWGATLPYEPDEKRDVVALFDQRFEELYDGLKEISVAQLSISRGNKLSPGQLSFPLEFSTIKPALRSFLATLFEDNPFQYKPIFRGFYFTSALQEGETNSAAAQRIANRFGLDSQSLPKPHSAFSKNGFFLRDLFSKVIFADRQTVRQFASPTKTRMRYATFFGFVAALALALGGWTWSTIGNQQLVSNVQADLDNVTRLQQNRNDLQSRLQAMDILEDRIEQLEQFRRDKPLSVSLGLYQGNRLEQHLLTEYYNGVRQILLAPVSDNLASFLKDVNAHPDQLAPMTRAPESGATPAGPMPVSTNPAAPGAAPSSAAAQGQQQGGLYNDASPTNVEDAYNALKTYLMLSDKRHVEQAHLTDQVARFWRGWLETNRGNMPRDEMIKSAERMITFYLSRVSDNDWPMIEANLALVDQTRENLRHVVRGMPARQRVYEEIKARASTRFAPMTIARIVGEGNTGLVAGSYAIPGTFTREAWFQYVQPAIRDAATKELQAKDWVLNTASADDLTLEGSPEQIQKTLVAMYKTEYAQHWQKFMQGIAVQGFGNFTQAVDAMNKLGDPQDSPIRKVLETAYDQTSWDNPSLANATIKKAQTGVVNWVKRWFTRQPGGQIAANVDINGNPADVPMGPIGQEFVGLGRIVATRDGTSMLKGYMDTLSKARTRFNVIKNQGDPGPGARQLMQQTLDGNGSELADSLKFVDEQMLTGLTDSQRKALRPLLVRPLMQAFAVVIQPASVEVNKVWNAQVYQPFQNSLANKYPFAAGAKVEAGAGEIAQVFGPDGSIAKFVGTTLGPLAVRRGDTLSARTWGDMGLVLTPDFTSGFARWVAPLAGGAATGAGASSEPQTVFQVLPQPSSGTTEYTIAIDGQQLRYRNTPPQWMNFVWPNPQGSPGATLSATTFDGRTVQLVNEPGRYGLEKLINSAQRKRRPDGTFDLTWTQGNVSVSVTMRIISTSQPTGGGGDQPQQQSLRGLRLPSSVADASAGGAANATAQPGSGAAAAAPQAAVATASASNAQGAQ; encoded by the coding sequence ATGCAACGCTTCCTCAACGTGTTGACTCACCCTCGCACGCTCACGATCGTCGGCTTCGCCGCGCTCGCGGCGGTTCTGTTCATCGCGGCCGATGCGCTACAGATCGGCCTCGTATGGGCGGCCGTCGCGCTCGCCGCCGCGCTCGCGCTCTGGCTCGCGACGAAGCTCTGGCGCCGCTGGCGCGTGCGCCGCGCGAACCGCCAGCTCGGCGACATCCTCGAGCAGCAGGCCGAAACCGGCAAGGTATCCGCCGCCGTGGCCGAACCCGCGAAGCGGGCGGACCTCGACGTGCTGCGCACCCGCCTCGCCGACACGGTGAAGACGATCAAGACTTCGAAGATCGGCCAGGTGTCGGGCGGCTCCGCGCTGTACGAACTGCCGTGGTACATCGTGATCGGCAACCCGGCCGCGGGCAAGAGCAGCGCCGTCATCAACTCGGGGCTGCAGTTTCCGTTCGCGGACAAGAACAGCGCGGTGATCCACGGCATCGGCGGCACGCGCAACTGCGACTGGTTCTTCACGACGGAAGGCATCCTGCTCGACACCGCGGGCCGCTATTCGGTGCACGAGGAAGATCGCAGCGAATGGCTCGGCTTCCTCGATCTGCTCAAGCGCCATCGCCCGAAGGCGCCGATCAACGGGATCATCGTGACGGCGAGCATCGCCGAGCTGACGGGCAACCGCCCCGAATTCGCGATCAATCTCGCGAAGAACCTGCGCCAGCGCGTGCAGGAGCTCACCGAGAAGCTCGAAGTGTTCGCGCCCGTCTACGTGATGTTCACGAAAGCCGATCTGATCACGGGCTTCACCGAATTCTTCAGCAGCAACGATCGCCAGGAATACGACCGCGTGTGGGGCGCGACGCTGCCGTACGAGCCGGACGAGAAGCGCGACGTCGTCGCGCTGTTCGATCAGCGCTTCGAAGAACTGTATGACGGGCTGAAGGAAATCAGCGTCGCGCAACTGTCGATCAGCCGCGGCAACAAGCTTTCGCCCGGCCAACTGAGCTTCCCGCTCGAATTCTCGACGATCAAGCCCGCGCTGCGCTCGTTCCTCGCGACGCTGTTCGAGGACAACCCGTTCCAGTACAAGCCGATCTTCCGCGGTTTCTACTTCACGAGCGCGCTGCAGGAAGGCGAAACGAACAGCGCGGCCGCGCAGCGGATCGCGAATCGCTTCGGCCTCGATTCGCAAAGCCTGCCGAAACCGCACAGCGCGTTCTCGAAGAACGGCTTCTTCCTGCGCGACCTGTTCTCGAAGGTGATCTTCGCGGATCGCCAGACGGTGCGCCAGTTCGCGAGCCCGACGAAGACGCGCATGCGCTACGCGACGTTCTTCGGCTTCGTCGCGGCGCTCGCGCTCGCGCTCGGCGGCTGGACCTGGTCGACGATCGGCAACCAGCAGCTCGTCTCGAACGTGCAGGCCGACCTCGACAACGTGACCCGTCTGCAGCAGAACCGCAACGACCTGCAGTCGCGCCTGCAGGCGATGGACATCCTCGAGGACCGGATCGAGCAGCTCGAGCAGTTCCGCCGCGACAAGCCGCTGTCCGTGTCGCTCGGCCTGTATCAGGGCAATCGGCTCGAGCAGCATCTGCTGACCGAATACTACAACGGCGTGCGGCAGATCCTGCTCGCCCCCGTGTCGGACAATCTCGCGTCGTTCCTGAAGGACGTGAACGCGCATCCGGACCAGCTCGCGCCGATGACGCGCGCGCCCGAATCGGGCGCGACGCCGGCGGGCCCGATGCCGGTGTCGACGAATCCCGCGGCGCCGGGCGCGGCCCCGTCCTCCGCCGCCGCGCAGGGCCAGCAGCAGGGCGGCCTCTATAACGACGCGTCGCCGACCAACGTCGAGGACGCGTACAACGCGCTGAAGACCTACCTGATGCTGTCCGACAAGCGGCACGTCGAACAGGCGCACCTGACCGACCAGGTCGCGCGCTTCTGGCGCGGCTGGCTCGAGACGAATCGCGGCAACATGCCGCGCGACGAGATGATCAAGAGCGCGGAGCGGATGATCACGTTCTACCTGTCGCGCGTGTCCGACAACGACTGGCCGATGATCGAGGCGAATCTCGCGCTCGTCGACCAGACCCGCGAGAACCTGCGCCACGTCGTGCGCGGAATGCCGGCCCGCCAGCGCGTGTATGAAGAGATCAAGGCGCGCGCGTCGACCCGCTTCGCGCCGATGACGATCGCGCGCATCGTCGGCGAAGGCAACACGGGCCTCGTCGCGGGCAGCTACGCGATCCCCGGCACGTTCACGCGCGAGGCGTGGTTCCAGTACGTGCAGCCGGCGATCCGCGACGCCGCGACGAAGGAGCTGCAGGCGAAGGACTGGGTGCTGAACACCGCATCGGCCGACGACCTGACGCTCGAGGGCAGCCCCGAGCAGATCCAGAAGACGCTCGTCGCGATGTACAAGACCGAATACGCGCAGCACTGGCAGAAGTTCATGCAGGGCATCGCGGTGCAGGGCTTCGGCAACTTCACTCAGGCGGTCGACGCGATGAACAAGCTCGGCGACCCGCAGGATTCGCCGATCCGCAAGGTGCTCGAGACCGCGTACGACCAGACGTCGTGGGACAACCCGTCGCTCGCGAACGCGACGATCAAGAAGGCGCAGACGGGCGTCGTGAACTGGGTCAAGCGGTGGTTCACGCGCCAGCCGGGCGGCCAGATCGCGGCGAACGTCGACATCAACGGCAATCCCGCCGACGTGCCGATGGGCCCGATCGGCCAGGAGTTCGTCGGGCTCGGCCGGATCGTCGCGACGCGCGACGGCACGTCGATGCTCAAGGGCTACATGGACACGCTGTCGAAGGCCCGCACGCGCTTCAACGTGATCAAGAACCAGGGCGACCCCGGCCCCGGCGCGCGTCAGTTGATGCAGCAGACGCTCGACGGCAACGGCTCGGAACTCGCCGATTCGCTGAAGTTCGTCGACGAGCAGATGCTGACGGGCCTGACCGATTCGCAACGCAAGGCGCTGCGTCCGCTCCTCGTGCGGCCGCTGATGCAGGCGTTCGCGGTCGTGATCCAGCCGGCGAGCGTCGAGGTGAACAAGGTGTGGAACGCGCAGGTGTACCAGCCGTTCCAGAACTCGCTCGCGAACAAGTATCCGTTTGCGGCGGGCGCGAAGGTGGAAGCGGGCGCGGGCGAGATCGCGCAGGTGTTCGGCCCCGACGGCTCGATCGCGAAGTTCGTCGGCACGACGCTCGGGCCGCTCGCGGTGCGCCGCGGCGACACGCTGTCCGCGCGCACCTGGGGCGACATGGGCCTCGTGCTCACGCCGGACTTCACGAGCGGCTTCGCGCGCTGGGTCGCGCCGCTCGCGGGCGGCGCGGCGACGGGCGCAGGCGCGTCGTCCGAGCCGCAGACCGTGTTCCAGGTGTTGCCGCAGCCTAGCAGCGGCACGACCGAGTACACGATCGCGATCGACGGCCAGCAACTGCGCTACCGCAACACGCCTCCGCAATGGATGAACTTCGTGTGGCCGAACCCGCAGGGCTCGCCCGGCGCGACGCTGTCCGCGACGACATTCGACGGCCGCACGGTGCAGCTCGTCAACGAGCCGGGCCGCTACGGCCTCGAGAAGCTGATCAACTCGGCGCAACGCAAGCGCCGTCCGGACGGCACGTTCGATCTGACGTGGACGCAAGGCAACGTCAGCGTGTCGGTGACGATGCGCATCATCAGCACGTCGCAACCGACGGGCGGCGGCGGCGATCAGCCGCAGCAGCAGAGCCTGCGCGGCCTGCGCCTGCCGTCGTCGGTCGCCGACGCGAGCGCGGGCGGCGCGGCCAATGCAACGGCGCAGCCCGGCTCGGGCGCCGCGGCCGCGGCCCCGCAGGCCGCCGTCGCGACGGCTTCCGCATCGAACGCACAGGGGGCGCAATGA
- a CDS encoding M15 family metallopeptidase, whose protein sequence is MIAVVLVAYFAVAVLAAALLLLPAVRATVFDSVAQFHGRISRRASDRAARARERLAQSAKMSRSTLSGMQNLLVRRRLLIATTTGILATPPLIAIALRGRQLFQYDDTLRVPDEKIAALLKGEQLVPPLPLPPEVFATSEVEQVRPALKDASRDWNLLDTDFRTRLLLVYKIMREQHGYEMALLEGYRSPERQNRLAQMGGNVTNAAAFQSYHQYGLAADNAFLRDGKLVISEKDPWAMRGYQLYGQVAEEVGLTWGGRWKMMDLGHVEYHKPGFKLGRSSAR, encoded by the coding sequence TTGATCGCCGTCGTTCTAGTCGCCTATTTCGCCGTCGCCGTCCTCGCTGCGGCGCTGCTGTTATTGCCGGCAGTGCGCGCGACGGTATTCGATTCGGTCGCCCAATTTCATGGCCGAATCAGCCGGCGCGCATCCGATCGCGCGGCCCGTGCGCGCGAGCGTCTCGCGCAATCGGCAAAAATGTCGCGCTCGACTTTAAGCGGCATGCAAAATTTACTAGTGCGGCGGCGCTTGCTGATTGCGACCACGACAGGTATTCTTGCGACGCCTCCATTGATTGCTATCGCGTTGCGCGGTCGGCAACTATTCCAATACGACGATACATTGCGCGTCCCGGACGAGAAAATCGCCGCGCTTTTAAAAGGCGAGCAGCTCGTTCCGCCGCTGCCGCTGCCGCCCGAAGTCTTCGCCACCAGCGAGGTCGAGCAGGTCAGGCCCGCGCTGAAGGACGCAAGCCGCGATTGGAACTTGCTCGACACCGATTTCAGAACGCGCCTGCTGCTCGTCTACAAGATCATGCGCGAGCAGCACGGCTATGAAATGGCGCTGCTCGAAGGCTACCGCAGCCCCGAGCGGCAAAACCGATTGGCGCAAATGGGCGGCAACGTCACCAATGCGGCGGCGTTTCAGAGTTATCACCAATACGGACTGGCGGCTGACAACGCGTTCCTGCGCGACGGCAAGCTCGTCATCTCGGAAAAAGATCCGTGGGCCATGCGAGGCTATCAGTTGTACGGACAAGTCGCCGAAGAGGTCGGCTTGACCTGGGGTGGCCGATGGAAAATGATGGACCTCGGACACGTCGAATACCATAAGCCCGGCTTCAAGCTCGGGCGCTCGTCCGCTCGATGA
- a CDS encoding TolC family protein → MIAMTPARTLVMVGALALFASHAAHAQWLDIYGTRKNVSASPAAPLLKNATCQPEAASRPIELEDAILQAICANPQARRAWADARAQAAQVGVKEAAYLPTLNATGGIQRNWQTTTYEVSNGIESASVDQSQIQTSRYGALNLSWVLFDFGKRSAALRQARELLAAANATQDDTLQTILFNAAQAYYNLRDAQAAVDAARTTERVAQDSLTAAKAKHDAGAGTLSDRLQAQTSYRRAVLDRVSAEGDVRNATGALAAAMGLDANTPLQIATAEPPVDRNEFAEGVAQLIDEAKRQHPKLVAARAKLDAAHANIDAVRAQGRPTISLTGSLSRNSPSYQQQPGLQTTASHGSMIGVQVTIPLFEGFASGYRVAAAQAQADAQEADVRNTELNVSLDVWKSYQSLQTDTANLDNSKDLLGDAQRSLDIARGRYKAGVGTFTELLNAQTALADAQKQRVQAISKWRTARLKLAASLGSIGLWSAH, encoded by the coding sequence ATGATCGCGATGACGCCAGCACGCACTCTCGTCATGGTCGGCGCGCTCGCGCTCTTCGCGTCGCATGCGGCGCACGCGCAATGGCTCGATATTTACGGAACCAGAAAGAATGTGTCCGCTTCACCCGCCGCACCTCTGCTGAAGAACGCGACATGCCAGCCCGAAGCGGCGAGCCGTCCGATCGAGCTCGAAGACGCGATCCTGCAGGCGATCTGCGCGAACCCGCAGGCGCGGCGCGCGTGGGCGGACGCACGCGCGCAGGCGGCGCAGGTCGGCGTGAAAGAAGCCGCCTATCTGCCGACGCTGAATGCCACAGGCGGCATCCAGCGCAATTGGCAAACGACTACCTACGAAGTCAGTAACGGCATCGAATCGGCATCGGTGGATCAATCGCAGATTCAGACGAGCCGCTATGGCGCGCTGAACCTGAGCTGGGTGCTGTTCGATTTCGGCAAGCGCAGCGCGGCGCTCAGGCAGGCGCGCGAACTCCTCGCCGCCGCCAACGCGACGCAGGACGACACGTTGCAGACGATCCTCTTCAACGCCGCGCAAGCGTATTACAACTTGCGCGACGCGCAGGCGGCCGTCGACGCGGCACGCACGACCGAACGCGTCGCGCAGGACAGCCTCACCGCGGCGAAGGCGAAGCACGACGCCGGCGCCGGCACACTGAGCGATCGGCTACAGGCGCAGACGAGCTACCGCCGCGCGGTGCTCGACCGCGTGAGCGCCGAGGGCGACGTGCGAAACGCGACGGGCGCGCTCGCGGCCGCAATGGGGCTCGACGCGAACACGCCGCTGCAGATCGCGACCGCCGAGCCGCCCGTCGACCGCAACGAATTCGCGGAAGGCGTCGCGCAATTGATCGACGAAGCGAAGCGGCAGCATCCGAAGCTCGTCGCCGCGCGCGCGAAGCTCGACGCGGCGCACGCGAACATCGACGCGGTGCGCGCGCAGGGCCGCCCGACCATCTCGTTGACCGGCAGCCTCAGCCGCAACAGTCCCTCCTATCAGCAACAGCCCGGCCTCCAGACCACGGCAAGCCACGGCAGCATGATCGGCGTGCAGGTGACGATTCCGCTCTTCGAGGGCTTCGCGTCGGGCTACCGCGTCGCGGCCGCGCAGGCGCAGGCCGACGCGCAGGAAGCCGATGTGCGGAACACCGAGTTGAACGTATCGCTCGACGTATGGAAGAGCTACCAGAGCCTGCAGACCGACACCGCAAATCTCGACAACTCGAAGGACCTGCTCGGCGACGCGCAGCGCTCGCTCGACATCGCCCGTGGCCGCTACAAGGCGGGCGTCGGCACGTTCACGGAGCTGCTCAATGCGCAGACGGCGCTCGCCGACGCGCAGAAGCAACGCGTGCAGGCGATATCGAAATGGCGGACTGCGCGGCTCAAGCTCGCGGCGAGCCTCGGCAGCATCGGCCTGTGGTCCGCGCATTGA